A part of Primulina eburnea isolate SZY01 chromosome 10, ASM2296580v1, whole genome shotgun sequence genomic DNA contains:
- the LOC140842378 gene encoding protein IQ-DOMAIN 5-like: MGVSKKWVKALLGLRRSDKSTNSEKDDNKSGSTGKYWHQRKQSVKIDNSIPVDELDQTIAVDIEGANHQSISDSTSSASNSLQVKNAAQLRQNEIEEWAAICIQTAFRGFLAKRALRALKGLVRLQALVRGHAVRKQAAITLRCMQALVRVQARVRARRVRMALESQSAQQKLQQLEHDARVKEIEDGWCDGVGSFEEIQTKLLKRKEAAAKRERAMAYALANQWQANSRQQAASSGFEPDKNNWSWNWLERWMAVRPWENRFLNINMKDGGNTSDDDPADAKNVLTTRLNSSNKKLTTDMGNVKPGTRLSNNSNSLHEKKASHPNGCSSSPNNPESMLQKPVLFSSSKSCKAVLEDVVEEASSRSNVGLRSQSNPKERSSLNKKQGNKRLSLPAGGNVARPTKQLSKTAVKRSPTAPKPVKGGTKSNAIDVKHSNCSPQDDH, translated from the exons ATGGGTGTCTCAAAAAAATGGGTCAAGGCTTTACTGGGCTTAAGGAGATCCGATAAATCGACAAATTCAGAGAAGGATGACAAT AAATCAGGGAGCACCGGCAAGTATTGGCACCAAAGAAAGCAGTCGGTTAAGATTGATAACAGTATACCTGTAGATGAGTTGGACCAAACTATTGCTGTGGATATTGAAGGAGCTAACCACCAATCAATTTCTGATTCAACCAGCTCCGCGTCTAATTCCCTTCAGGTTAAAAATGCAGCTCAACTTCGACAGAACGAGATAGAAGAATGGGCAGCTATTTGCATCCAAACAGCCTTTAGAGGGTTCCTG GCTAAACGAGCTTTGCGTGCTTTAAAAGGATTGGTGAGACTTCAAGCTCTTGTCAGGGGTCATGCTGTCAGAAAGCAAGCTGCTATTACACTCCGTTGTATGCAAGCTTTAGTAAGAGTTCAGGCTCGTGTTCGTGCAAGGCGTGTCCGAATGGCATTAGAGAGTCAGTCTGCACAACAGAAACTACAACAACTTGAACATGATGCTCGTGTTAAGGAAATTGAA GACGGATGGTGTGACGGGGTTGGAtcttttgaagaaattcagacCAAATTGTTGAAAAGGAAGGAGGCAGCTGCTAAGCGTGAAAGAGCAATGGCATATGCTTTAGCTAATCAG TGGCAGGCAAATTCAAGACAGCAGGCAGCATCTTCTGGTTTTGAACCAGATAAAAACAACTGGAGTTGGAATTGGTTGGAAAGATGGATGGCTGTTCGGCCATGGGAGAATCGGTTCTTAAATATTAATATGAAAGATGGAGGGAATACTAGTGATGATGATCCAGCTGATGCCAAAAATGTGCTCACAACTCGGTTAAATTCCTCTAACAAGAAACTCACAACAGATATGGGAAATGTGAAACCTGGCACTCGTTTAAGCAATAATTCAAATTCCTTGCATGAAAAAAAGGCTTCTCATCCTAATGGCTGTAGTTCTTCACCAAACAATCCAGAAAGCATGCTGCAAAAACCAGTTCTATTTTCTTCCAGTAAATCATGTAAGGCTGTTCTTGAGGATGTAGTTGAGGAAGCTTCCTCAAGATCCAATGTTGGTCTGAGGTCACAAAGCAATCCTAAAGAGCGATCTAGCCTCAACAAAAAACAAGGAAACAAGCGACTTTCTTTGCCTGCTGGTG GTAACGTGGCTCGACCGACCAAGCAATTGAGTAAAACTGCTGTTAAAAGGTCTCCTACTGCTCCGAAGCCTGTAAAGGGCGGAACCAAATCGAACGCTATTGATGTAAAGCACTCAAATTGTAGTCCTCAGGATGATCATTAG
- the LOC140803647 gene encoding E3 ubiquitin-protein ligase PUB23-like, whose amino-acid sequence MDELDIPQYFICPISLQIMKDPVTVISGITYDRESIERWLLTAAAEGHSSAVCPVSKQILPLMSSDLTPNHMLRRLIQAWCIANAKSGIERIPTPKSPVHKSVVFKLIRDMKSGNPLLHLNAIKKLDEFSKDKEKNQKAMAEAGVPRAMIFLILKRFKEGKTLFLEEALRILKLTWIPTEENKKIVEENFDFIHSLLWVLSSNELENTSKIHALKMLKNVTEVAKISLLERLKLNFFKEMASILHKNISPQDNKSVLHVLIQTSPFGMNRMKIVEAGAIFEVMELELNNSDKKTTELIFCLLANLCSCAEGRQQFLKHAGGIALAAKRLLRISPTTDDRALCIIESIARFAATQEVVLEMLRVSAVSKLCMVLQADCAGYLKNKAKNILRLHNYAWSNSPCIQVYLLTWYTR is encoded by the coding sequence ATGGATGAACTCGATATACCCCAATATTTCATCTGCCCCATATCCCTCCAAATCATGAAGGATCCTGTCACCGTCATCTCCGGCATCACCTACGACCGTGAAAGCATCGAGCGATGGCTTCTCACCGCCGCGGCGGAAGGCCACTCCTCCGCCGTGTGTCCTGTCTCAAAGCAGATCCTGCCTCTGATGAGCTCGGACTTGACTCCGAACCACATGCTCAGAAGATTGATCCAAGCCTGGTGCATTGCCAATGCTAAAAGTGGGATCGAACGAATTCCGACTCCGAAATCTCCCGTTCACAAATCTGTTGTATTCAAACTCATCCGCGATATGAAAAGCGGGAACCCTTTGTTGCATTTGAATGCTATTAAGAAGTTGGATGAGTTTTCCAAAGATAAAGAAAAGAACCAGAAAGCCATGGCGGAAGCCGGAGTACCGAGAGCGATGATTTTTCTGATCCTGAAGAGATTTAAAGAAGGTAAAACCCTATTTCTTGAAGAAGCTTTGAGGATCCTGAAACTAACATGGATTCCCACAGAGGAAAACAAGAAGATTGTTGAGGAAAACTTTGACTTTATCCATTCTCTTTTGTGGGTTTTGAGCAGTAATGAACTAGAAAATACTTCCAAGATTCATGCTCTTAAAATGTTGAAAAATGTGACAGAAGTTGCGAAGATCAGTCTCCTGGAAAGATTAAAGCTCAATTTCTTCAAAGAAATGGCGAGTATCCTTCACAAGAACATATCTCCTCAAGACAACAAATCTGTTCTCCATGTTCTCATACAAACTTCCCCTTTCGGAATGAACAGGATGAAAATAGTGGAAGCCGGCGCCATATTCGAAGTTATGGAACTCGAGCTTAACAATTCCGATAAAAAAACCACAGAGCTTATCTTCTGTCTGTTGGCAAACTTGTGTTCCTGTGCAGAAGGCCGGCAGCAGTTTTTAAAGCACGCCGGTGGGATTGCCTTGGCCGCAAAACGGTTGCTGAGGATTTCTCCGACAACTGATGATCGAGCACTTTGCATAATCGAATCAATTGCTCGATTTGCAGCCACTCAAGAGGTGGTTTTGGAGATGTTAAGGGTGAGTGCTGTGTCGAAATTGTGCATGGTTCTTCAGGCGGATTGTGCGGGTTATTTGAAGAATAAAGCCAAGAATATTCTGAGGTTGCATAATTATGCTTGGAGTAACTCGCCTTGCATTCAAGTTTATCTTTTAACTTGGTATACCCGATGA
- the LOC140842372 gene encoding glycosyltransferase BC10-like gives MVSPPSSPLIPTLILLLSLPILFFFLAPRFLPPRQISISLPDELDDLSLFHKVIAMDSANFSRRHTRLPSAKSHLSSTLRRPKIAFLFLTNSDLHFAPLWERFFANVTRKQYNIYIHADPLVKISPLTDVFKDKVIPSKRTQRSSPTLISAERRLLATAMLDDPSNAYLALISQHCIPLHSFNYFYNFLFDLGRLSRDLEFSSYIEILDNEPTLWDRYNARGNNVMLPEVHFDEFRVGSQFFVLTRKHALTVIKDRKLWKKFKLPCLNVHSCYPEEHYFPTMLSMQDPNRCSHYTLTRVNWTESVDGHPHTYHPPEVSPGLIHTLRESNSSYSYMFARKFSPDCLNPLMQMADSVIFKD, from the coding sequence ATGGTTTCACCGCCTTCTTCCCCCTTAATCCCAACCCTGATTCTCCTTCTCTCTTTGCCAATTCTGTTTTTCTTCTTGGCCCCTCGATTCCTACCTCCACGACAAATCTCTATCTCCCTTCCTGATGAGCTTGATGATTTGTCCTTGTTTCACAAAGTTATAGCCATGGATTCTGCTAACTTCTCCCGCCGCCACACCCGGCTTCCCTCAGCCAAATCCCACCTCTCTTCCACCCTCCGTCGTCCCAAAATCGCCTTTCTCTTCCTGACCAACTCTGATCTCCATTTTGCCCCACTTTGGGAACGCTTCTTCGCTAATGTTACTCGTAAAcagtataatatatatatacacgccgACCCCTTGGTGAAAATCAGTCCGTTGACCGATGTTTTTAAGGACAAAGTTATCCCTTCTAAGAGAACTCAGAGATCTTCGCCTACCCTCATCTCCGCCGAGCGCCGTCTCCTCGCCACTGCGATGCTCGACGACCCTTCTAACGCGTACCTCGCGCTAATCTCGCAGCATTGCATCCCGCTTCACTCGTTCaattatttttacaattttctGTTTGATCTAGGTAGGTTGTCCAGGGATTTGGAGTTTTCTAGTTACATAGAGATTCTTGATAATGAGCCCACTTTATGGGATAGGTATAATGCCCGGGGAAATAATGTGATGCTCCCTGAAGTGCATTTTGATGAATTCCGAGTGGGCTCACAGTTTTTTGTGCTCACCAGAAAGCACGCTTTGACGGTGATTAAGGATAGGAAGTTGTGGAAAAAGTTTAAGTTGCCCTGTTTGAATGTTCATTCTTGTTATCCGGAGGAGCATTATTTCCCTACTATGTTATCGATGCAGGATCCAAATCGGTGTAGTCATTATACATTAACGAGGGTGAATTGGACTGAAAGCGTGGATGGGCATCCGCATACATACCACCCTCCTGAAGTGTCCCCTGGGCTGATTCACACGCTCAGAGAATCAAATTCGAGTTATTCATACATGTTTGCACGAAAATTTTCTCCTGATTGCTTGAATCCTTTGATGCAAATGGCGGATTCTGTTATTTTCAAGGACTGA